One Paraburkholderia sp. IMGN_8 DNA window includes the following coding sequences:
- a CDS encoding sugar kinase → MNETTRTPAVLDVITYGEAMAMFVAAKTGPLAGVGHFTKRVAGADLNVAIGLARLGFRVGWMSRVGNDSFGQYVRDTLRKEGIDQRCVTTDERYPTGFQLKSKCDDGSDPAVEYFRKGSAASHLSLADYAADYVLPARHLHLTGVAPAISTSSRELAFHLAREMRAAGKTISFDPNLRPTLWPSRAAMVEGLNALAALADWVLPGIGEGGILTGYTKPDDIARFYLDQGARGVIIKLGAQGAYFRTADDAGVVVCKPVAKVVDTVGAGDGFAVGVISALLEGKPLSQAVARGNRIGGLAIQVIGDSEGLPSRAELDALELDDVPHIATAA, encoded by the coding sequence ATGAACGAGACAACCCGGACACCCGCAGTACTCGACGTCATCACCTACGGTGAAGCGATGGCCATGTTCGTGGCCGCCAAAACCGGCCCGCTCGCCGGCGTCGGGCACTTCACGAAGCGCGTCGCGGGTGCCGATCTGAACGTGGCGATCGGCCTCGCGCGACTCGGTTTCAGGGTCGGCTGGATGAGCCGCGTCGGCAACGATTCGTTCGGCCAGTACGTGCGCGACACCTTGCGCAAAGAGGGCATCGACCAGCGCTGCGTCACGACCGACGAGCGCTACCCGACCGGCTTCCAGCTGAAGTCGAAATGCGACGACGGCAGCGATCCGGCGGTCGAATACTTTCGCAAGGGCTCGGCGGCGAGTCACCTGTCGCTGGCCGACTACGCGGCGGATTACGTGCTGCCAGCGCGTCACCTGCATCTGACGGGTGTGGCGCCGGCAATCTCGACAAGCTCGCGCGAACTGGCGTTCCATCTGGCGCGTGAAATGCGCGCCGCCGGCAAGACAATTTCGTTCGATCCGAATCTGCGCCCGACGCTGTGGCCCTCGCGCGCCGCGATGGTCGAAGGCCTGAACGCGCTGGCGGCGTTGGCCGACTGGGTGCTGCCGGGTATCGGCGAAGGCGGGATTCTGACCGGCTACACCAAACCGGACGACATCGCGCGTTTCTATCTCGACCAGGGCGCGCGCGGCGTGATCATCAAGCTCGGCGCGCAAGGCGCGTACTTCCGCACTGCCGACGATGCCGGCGTGGTCGTGTGCAAACCGGTCGCGAAGGTGGTGGATACGGTCGGCGCGGGCGACGGATTCGCCGTCGGTGTGATCAGCGCGTTGCTCGAAGGCAAGCCGCTGTCGCAAGCGGTGGCGCGCGGCAACCGGATCGGCGGGCTGGCGATTCAGGTGATCGGCGATTCCGAAGGTCTGCCGAGCCGCGCGGAACTCGATGCACTGGAACTCGACGATGTGCCGCACATTGCGACCGCGGCCTGA
- a CDS encoding MFS transporter, whose product MTSSLAIRRWWTIMPIVFITYSLAYLDRANYGFASAAGINQDLGISKGLSSLIGALFFLGYFFFQIPGAIYAERRSVKKLVFWSLILWGGCAALTGMVSNIPSLMVIRFVLGVVEAAVMPAMLIFISNWFTRRERSRANTFLILGNPVTVLWMSVVSGYLVHSFGWRHMFIAEGAPAILWAICWWFIVQDKPQQVSWLTQQQKDDLAETLRAEQAAIKPVRNYSEAFRTPAVIKLCAQYFCWSIGVYGFVLWLPSILKNGSTLGMVETGWLSALPYLAATIAMLAASWASDKLNRRKVFVWPFLLAGAVAFAASYALGSTHFWLSYALLVIAGAAMYAPYGPFFAIVPELLPKNVAGGAMALINSMGALGSFVGSYVVGYLNGATGSPAASYAFMSVALVAAVILTLIVKPQPQPMTTAPALATPLHGK is encoded by the coding sequence ATGACTTCATCGCTTGCGATTCGCCGTTGGTGGACGATCATGCCGATCGTATTCATCACCTATAGCCTCGCTTATCTGGATCGCGCGAACTACGGTTTCGCGTCGGCCGCCGGCATCAATCAGGATCTCGGCATCAGCAAAGGGCTGTCGTCGCTGATCGGCGCGCTGTTCTTTCTCGGCTATTTTTTCTTCCAGATTCCTGGCGCGATTTACGCGGAACGGCGCAGCGTGAAAAAGCTCGTGTTCTGGAGCCTGATCCTGTGGGGCGGTTGCGCGGCACTGACCGGCATGGTCAGCAATATTCCGTCGCTGATGGTGATCCGCTTCGTGCTCGGCGTCGTCGAAGCCGCCGTGATGCCCGCGATGCTGATCTTCATCAGCAACTGGTTCACCAGGCGCGAGCGATCGCGCGCCAACACTTTCCTGATTCTCGGCAATCCGGTGACGGTGCTGTGGATGTCGGTGGTGTCGGGTTATCTGGTGCATTCGTTCGGCTGGCGTCACATGTTCATCGCCGAAGGCGCGCCCGCGATTCTCTGGGCGATCTGCTGGTGGTTCATCGTGCAGGACAAGCCGCAGCAGGTGTCGTGGCTCACGCAGCAGCAAAAGGACGATCTCGCCGAAACGCTGCGCGCCGAACAGGCGGCGATCAAGCCGGTGCGCAATTACAGCGAAGCGTTCCGCACGCCCGCTGTGATCAAGCTGTGCGCGCAATATTTTTGCTGGAGCATTGGCGTGTACGGCTTCGTGCTGTGGCTGCCGTCGATCCTGAAGAACGGTTCGACGCTCGGCATGGTCGAAACCGGCTGGCTCTCGGCGCTGCCCTATCTGGCGGCGACGATCGCGATGCTGGCAGCGTCGTGGGCATCGGATAAACTCAACCGCCGCAAGGTGTTCGTGTGGCCGTTCCTGCTGGCCGGCGCGGTTGCGTTCGCGGCGTCGTACGCGCTCGGCTCGACGCACTTCTGGCTCTCGTACGCGCTGCTGGTGATCGCCGGTGCCGCAATGTACGCGCCGTACGGACCGTTCTTCGCGATCGTGCCGGAGCTGCTGCCGAAGAACGTCGCGGGCGGTGCGATGGCGCTGATCAACAGCATGGGCGCGCTCGGTTCGTTCGTCGGCTCCTATGTGGTCGGCTATCTGAATGGCGCGACCGGCTCGCCTGCGGCATCCTATGCTTTTATGAGCGTGGCGTTGGTCGCCGCGGTGATCCTGACGCTGATCGTCAAACCGCAGCCGCAGCCGATGACCACGGCGCCTGCGCTCGCCACACCGTTGCATGGAAAATAA
- a CDS encoding D-glycerate dehydrogenase, with product MKKIVAWKALPEDVLAYLQQHAEVVQVDPTRYDTFVAALKDTDGGIGSSVKIRPAMLEGATRLKALSTISVGFDQFDVADLTRRGILLAHTPDVLTESTADTVFSLILASARRVVELAEWVKAGNWQRSIGPALFGVDVQGKTLGIIGLGRIGSAVARRAALGFNMKVLYTNQSANPHAEEAYGARRVELPELLGSADFVCLQVPLTPETKHMIGAAELKSMKQSAILINASRGATVDEKALIEALQNGTIHGAGLDVFETEPLPADSPLLKMPNVVALPHIGSATDETRHAMARNAAENLVAALEGKLAINIVNREVLGK from the coding sequence ATGAAGAAGATCGTCGCCTGGAAGGCGCTGCCCGAAGACGTGCTCGCGTATCTGCAACAGCATGCGGAAGTCGTGCAGGTCGACCCCACCCGGTACGACACGTTCGTCGCCGCGTTGAAGGACACCGACGGCGGCATCGGTTCGAGCGTCAAGATCAGGCCGGCGATGCTCGAAGGCGCGACCCGGCTGAAGGCGTTGTCGACCATCTCGGTGGGCTTCGACCAGTTCGACGTCGCCGACCTGACGCGCCGCGGCATCCTGCTCGCGCACACGCCGGACGTGCTGACCGAATCCACTGCCGACACGGTGTTCTCGTTGATTCTTGCCTCGGCGCGCCGGGTGGTCGAACTCGCGGAATGGGTGAAAGCCGGCAACTGGCAGCGCAGCATCGGGCCGGCGCTGTTCGGCGTGGATGTGCAGGGCAAGACACTCGGCATCATCGGTCTGGGGCGGATCGGTAGCGCGGTCGCGCGCCGCGCGGCGCTCGGCTTCAACATGAAGGTGCTGTACACGAACCAGAGCGCGAACCCGCACGCGGAAGAGGCGTACGGCGCACGGCGTGTCGAGTTGCCGGAGCTGCTCGGCAGCGCGGACTTCGTCTGTCTGCAAGTGCCGTTGACACCCGAGACGAAGCACATGATCGGCGCGGCAGAGCTCAAGTCGATGAAGCAAAGCGCGATCCTGATCAATGCCTCGCGCGGCGCCACGGTCGATGAAAAGGCGCTGATCGAAGCGCTGCAAAACGGCACGATCCACGGCGCGGGTCTCGACGTGTTCGAGACCGAACCGTTGCCGGCCGATTCGCCGCTTCTGAAAATGCCGAACGTGGTCGCGCTGCCGCATATCGGCTCGGCGACCGACGAAACCCGGCATGCGATGGCGCGCAACGCGGCGGAAAATCTCGTCGCCGCGTTGGAGGGCAAGCTTGCCATCAACATCGTCAACCGCGAAGTGCTGGGCAAATGA